From one Stegostoma tigrinum isolate sSteTig4 unplaced genomic scaffold, sSteTig4.hap1 scaffold_93, whole genome shotgun sequence genomic stretch:
- the LOC132209433 gene encoding utrophin-like — translation MCSCGLRSWGGHGSGTAVSSLDAAEPTPEERAQRIAKAVRKQSTEVKENWEQLKTRASNWQKQVEKALEKLQELQKALDDLEAHVITAEGVHTDWQPVGDLLIDSLQDHIDKTTGKDYLQNLRLGFERQQPLFWRDNGNCRCWRMRDNTVWNWMKTAGQAASQEHKS, via the exons atgtgctcgtgtggtctcaggagttggggaggtcacggctctgggacagccgtttcatcgctcgatgctgcag aacctaccccggaagagagagcccagagaattgccaaagctgtccgcaaacagtcaacagaagtgaaggaaaattgggagcaattgaaaacccgtgcgagcaactggcagaaacaggtggaaaaggcgttggagaaacttcaagaactgcagaaagcgctggatgatcttgaggctcatgtgataacagctgagggggtccacactgattggcaacctgtgggtgacctgcttattgactcattgcaggatcacattgataaaaccaca ggtaaggactatctgcaaaatctgagattgggttttgaaagacagcagcctttgttttggagagataatgggaactgcagatgctggagaatgcgagataacaccgtgtggaactggatgaagacagcaggccaagcagcatctcaggagcacaaaagctga